In Nocardioides sp. zg-1228, a single window of DNA contains:
- a CDS encoding ACT domain-containing protein produces the protein MTLHAITVLGHDRPGIIAETTGRLAGLGLNLEDSTMTLLRGHFAMMLVCEGSAPDAEIEQALAPLTADGSLTVTVREVPTEHRAAGDGTSWVLSVHGGDRPGIVSAVVAVIAGVGGNITDLTTRLAGDLYLLVAEVDLPSGADASAVERELSRVAADLGVGVTLRAADTDEL, from the coding sequence GTGACCCTCCACGCCATCACCGTCCTCGGCCACGACCGCCCCGGCATCATCGCCGAGACCACCGGCAGGCTCGCCGGGCTGGGCCTCAACCTCGAGGACTCGACGATGACCCTGCTGCGCGGCCACTTCGCGATGATGCTGGTCTGCGAGGGCTCGGCGCCCGACGCCGAGATCGAGCAGGCGCTCGCGCCGCTCACCGCCGACGGCAGCCTGACCGTGACGGTCCGCGAGGTCCCCACCGAGCACCGGGCGGCCGGCGACGGCACGTCGTGGGTGCTGTCGGTCCACGGCGGCGACCGGCCCGGCATCGTGTCTGCCGTCGTCGCGGTCATCGCGGGCGTCGGGGGCAACATCACCGACCTCACCACCCGGCTGGCCGGCGACCTCTACCTGCTCGTCGCCGAGGTCGACCTCCCGTCCGGCGCCGACGCCAGCGCCGTGGAGCGCGAGCTCTCCCGGGTCGCGGCCGACCTCGGTGTGGGGGTCACCCTCCGCGCCGCCGACACCGACGAGCTCTGA
- a CDS encoding uracil-DNA glycosylase produces the protein MSEPVLLPHPVVGGAFSSPVAPGTGWPDDPAAPDTPVARDADDVRRLASDVPLAELDARVSVCSACPRLVAWREDVAVAKRASFADQPYWGRPIPGWGDPEPALLVVGLAPAANGGNRTGRIFTGDPSADWLFASLHRTGWAAQPTSEHAGDGQRLLGARMVATVRCAPPDNKPTAVERDTCAPWIAAELALLPTVRVVVALGGFGWDGAVRSLVAAGAPAPAQRPRFGHGAEVVLGGVTLLGCYHPSPHNTYTRRLTREMTDEVFERARELTDAAG, from the coding sequence ATGAGCGAGCCGGTGCTCCTGCCGCACCCCGTCGTGGGCGGCGCGTTCTCCAGCCCGGTCGCGCCCGGCACCGGATGGCCCGACGACCCCGCCGCCCCCGACACCCCGGTCGCGCGCGACGCCGACGACGTACGCCGTCTCGCGAGCGACGTGCCGCTGGCCGAGCTCGACGCCCGGGTGAGCGTCTGCTCCGCGTGCCCGCGCCTGGTCGCCTGGCGCGAGGACGTCGCGGTGGCGAAGCGGGCCTCGTTCGCCGACCAGCCCTACTGGGGGCGGCCCATCCCCGGCTGGGGCGACCCGGAGCCCGCGCTCCTGGTCGTCGGCCTGGCCCCCGCGGCCAACGGCGGCAACCGCACCGGACGGATCTTCACCGGCGACCCCAGCGCCGACTGGCTCTTCGCCAGCCTGCACCGCACCGGGTGGGCCGCGCAGCCGACGAGCGAGCACGCCGGCGACGGGCAGCGGCTGCTGGGCGCCCGGATGGTCGCGACCGTGCGCTGCGCACCGCCGGACAACAAGCCCACCGCGGTCGAGCGCGACACCTGCGCGCCGTGGATCGCCGCCGAGCTGGCGCTGCTGCCGACGGTGCGGGTGGTGGTGGCGCTCGGTGGCTTCGGGTGGGACGGCGCGGTGCGCTCGCTCGTCGCGGCCGGTGCGCCGGCGCCGGCGCAGCGCCCGCGGTTCGGCCACGGTGCCGAGGTGGTGCTGGGCGGCGTGACCCTCCTCGGCTGCTACCACCCCTCGCCCCACAACACCTACACCCGCCGGCTCACCCGCGAGATGACCGACGAGGTCTTCGAGCGTGCCCGCGAGCTGACCGACGCCGCCGGCTGA